The following are from one region of the Amycolatopsis sp. QT-25 genome:
- the prfB gene encoding peptide chain release factor 2 codes for MSDEFDAALKDLAGKLKQIESVMDLDALRAQVAELEEQASSPNLWDDPEAAQKVTSQLSHRQSELRRISELRQRLDDLGVLYELAEAEGDSASVAESESELTALTKDIDGLEVRTLLSGEYDPRNAVVTIRSEAGGVDAADWAEMLLRMYLRWAERHNYPTDVYDISYAEEAGIKSATFKVTAPYVYGTLSVEQGTHRLVRISPFDNQSRRQTSFAHVEVMPEVEEVDHVDIPEKDIRVDVYRSSGPGGQSVNTTDSAVRITHIPTGVVVSCQNEKSQLQNKAAAMKVLQARLLLRKKEEERAEMDALKDGGSSWGNQMRSYVLHPYQMVKDLRTEFEVGNPSSVLDGDIDGFLEAGIRWRKQSGAA; via the coding sequence GTGAGTGATGAGTTCGATGCGGCACTGAAGGACCTGGCCGGCAAGCTGAAGCAGATCGAGTCGGTGATGGACCTGGATGCGCTGCGTGCCCAGGTGGCCGAGCTGGAGGAACAGGCATCCAGCCCGAACCTCTGGGACGACCCCGAAGCGGCGCAGAAGGTCACCAGCCAGTTGTCCCACCGGCAGAGTGAGCTGCGACGCATCTCCGAGCTGCGGCAGCGGCTCGACGACCTGGGTGTCCTCTACGAGCTGGCCGAGGCCGAGGGCGATTCCGCCAGTGTGGCCGAGTCCGAATCCGAGCTCACGGCGCTCACCAAGGACATCGACGGGCTCGAGGTCCGCACCCTGCTGTCGGGTGAGTACGACCCGCGGAACGCCGTGGTCACCATCCGGTCCGAAGCGGGCGGGGTCGACGCGGCCGACTGGGCCGAGATGCTGCTCCGGATGTACCTGCGGTGGGCCGAGCGGCACAACTACCCGACCGACGTCTACGACATCTCCTACGCCGAAGAGGCGGGCATCAAGTCCGCCACGTTCAAGGTGACGGCGCCCTACGTCTACGGCACGCTCTCGGTCGAGCAGGGCACGCACCGGCTGGTGCGCATCTCGCCCTTCGACAACCAGAGCCGCCGCCAGACCTCCTTCGCGCACGTCGAGGTGATGCCCGAAGTGGAGGAGGTCGACCACGTCGACATCCCCGAGAAGGACATCCGGGTCGACGTGTACCGCTCGTCCGGACCCGGCGGCCAGAGCGTCAACACGACGGACTCGGCGGTGCGGATCACGCATATCCCGACCGGTGTGGTCGTGTCGTGTCAGAACGAGAAGTCGCAGCTGCAGAACAAGGCCGCCGCGATGAAGGTCCTCCAGGCGCGGCTGCTGCTGCGGAAGAAGGAGGAGGAGCGCGCCGAGATGGACGCGCTCAAGGACGGCGGCTCCAGCTGGGGCAACCAGATGCGCTCCTACGTGCTGCACCCGTACCAGATGGTCAAGGACCTGCGGACCGAATTCGAGGTCGGCAACCCGTCGTCCGTGCTCGACGGCGATATCGACGGTTTCCTCGAGGCGGGCATCCGTTGGCGCAAGCAGTCCGGAGCCGCGTAG
- a CDS encoding FAD-dependent monooxygenase, whose translation MNNLGTDVIVAGAGPTGLMLAHELALAGVDVVVLERLQERTGLSKALNVQPRTAEMFALRGLLDDVEERSYATVRDGHFAMIPVDYAGWDTRFPYQLGIPQAEIEEYLEERLATRGTKVLRGAEVIDFVQDKDSVSVRYRTDSGENRMRARFLVGCDGSRSVVRKGLDVAFPGVEGEGFGVVADVLFDKIPDSAQKQWRTMRNFGQPTGATTFKGLIPLGEPGLYRFIYGDRASRPADLRSAISHDEVRQALLDSYGDSATGSEIRWASQFSDAARQVEHYRVGRVLLAGDSAHIHFPAGGQGLNLGVQDAMNLGWKLAATVRGWAGDDLLDTYEAERHPVGAQVLHNVAAQLGLTPRSHEARALRDFFAELTTLPEVNRYLAGMVSGLGIRYPTYGTSHPALGSRLDDQDVTTESGPLRPSTLFHTGDFVLLTTTPAHVEAARAHSPHLTVQMVTDLPWPSTEAVLYRPDGYACWVAPTR comes from the coding sequence ATGAACAACCTGGGGACGGACGTGATCGTGGCCGGGGCGGGCCCCACCGGGCTGATGCTGGCCCACGAACTCGCGCTCGCCGGTGTCGACGTCGTGGTACTGGAACGGCTTCAGGAGCGCACAGGACTGTCGAAGGCACTGAACGTGCAGCCGCGCACCGCGGAAATGTTCGCGCTGCGCGGACTTCTGGACGACGTCGAGGAGCGTTCGTATGCGACGGTGCGGGACGGACATTTCGCGATGATCCCTGTCGACTATGCAGGGTGGGACACTCGATTCCCTTATCAGCTCGGCATTCCGCAGGCTGAGATCGAGGAGTACCTGGAAGAACGGCTGGCCACACGAGGAACGAAGGTGCTCCGGGGCGCCGAAGTAATCGATTTCGTGCAGGACAAAGACTCTGTTTCCGTCCGGTACCGAACAGACAGTGGCGAAAACCGGATGCGCGCGAGGTTCCTCGTCGGCTGCGACGGCTCTCGAAGCGTTGTACGCAAAGGACTCGACGTGGCCTTCCCCGGCGTGGAAGGTGAAGGTTTCGGCGTGGTCGCGGACGTCCTGTTCGACAAAATCCCTGACAGCGCGCAGAAACAATGGCGAACGATGCGGAACTTCGGGCAGCCGACCGGTGCGACCACGTTCAAAGGCCTGATCCCGCTGGGAGAACCCGGGCTCTACCGCTTCATATACGGCGACAGGGCCTCGCGGCCCGCGGACCTCCGGTCCGCCATCTCCCACGACGAAGTCAGGCAGGCGCTGCTCGACTCGTACGGCGACTCCGCGACCGGGTCGGAAATCCGATGGGCGTCACAGTTCTCCGACGCCGCGCGGCAGGTGGAGCACTACCGCGTCGGACGAGTGCTGCTGGCGGGCGATTCCGCGCACATCCACTTCCCGGCCGGGGGCCAGGGGCTGAACCTCGGCGTACAGGACGCCATGAACCTGGGCTGGAAGCTCGCCGCGACAGTGCGCGGCTGGGCCGGTGACGACCTGCTCGACACCTACGAGGCCGAGCGGCACCCTGTCGGCGCTCAAGTCCTGCACAACGTCGCCGCTCAATTAGGACTGACTCCGCGGTCTCACGAGGCTCGCGCGCTTCGGGACTTTTTCGCCGAACTGACCACGCTGCCCGAGGTGAACCGGTATCTGGCGGGCATGGTTTCCGGGCTCGGGATCCGCTACCCGACCTACGGGACGTCGCATCCCGCGCTCGGCTCGCGGCTCGACGACCAGGACGTCACCACCGAGTCCGGACCGCTTCGCCCGAGCACGCTCTTCCACACCGGCGACTTCGTGCTCCTGACGACCACTCCGGCCCATGTCGAGGCCGCTCGCGCCCACTCGCCGCACCTGACCGTCCAGATGGTCACCGACCTGCCGTGGCCCTCCACCGAGGCCGTCCTGTACCGGCCCGACGGCTACGCCTGCTGGGTCGCCCCCACGCGATAG
- a CDS encoding response regulator transcription factor has protein sequence MRVVIAEDAVLLRAGVIRLLADEDIETVAAVDNGDDLLGAVKEHRPDLAIVDVRMPPTFTDEGLRAALGAREVIPGLPVLVLSQYVEESYAVELLSGGAGGVGYLLKERVADVGDFLDAVKRVAGGGTAIDPDVIAQLMARGRKNPLDALTARESEVLGLMAQGLSNTAIANSLVVSHGAVEKHIGNIFSKLGLEASSVEHRRVRAVLTYLGR, from the coding sequence ATGCGGGTTGTCATCGCCGAAGACGCGGTTCTGTTGCGCGCGGGGGTGATTCGCCTCCTCGCCGACGAGGACATCGAGACCGTCGCGGCCGTGGACAACGGTGACGACCTGCTGGGTGCGGTCAAGGAACACCGGCCGGATCTGGCGATCGTCGACGTGCGGATGCCGCCCACCTTCACCGACGAGGGCCTGCGCGCGGCGCTGGGCGCCCGTGAGGTCATCCCTGGCCTGCCCGTTCTCGTGCTTTCCCAGTACGTCGAGGAGAGCTACGCCGTCGAACTGCTGTCCGGCGGGGCGGGCGGAGTCGGGTACCTGCTCAAGGAACGCGTCGCCGACGTCGGGGACTTCCTCGACGCGGTCAAACGCGTCGCCGGCGGCGGCACGGCCATCGACCCGGACGTCATCGCGCAGCTGATGGCCCGTGGCCGCAAGAACCCGCTCGACGCGCTCACCGCCCGCGAGTCCGAGGTTCTCGGGCTGATGGCGCAGGGCCTGTCCAACACCGCGATCGCGAACTCGCTCGTCGTCTCGCACGGCGCGGTCGAGAAACACATCGGCAACATCTTCTCGAAGCTCGGCCTCGAAGCGAGTTCGGTGGAACATCGCCGGGTCCGCGCGGTGCTCACTTACTTAGGACGCTGA
- a CDS encoding amidohydrolase family protein, translating to MIHGPASDAEIPGWIAALGIDGLVDLHLHFLPKPVMDKVWAYFDQAEEHYGMAWPVYYRTSEEERVETLRSFGVRKFAPLVYPHKPGMAEWLTSWALEFAERVPDAVPTGTFYPEPSALSVVDGALRAGARCFKAHVQVGAYDPRDELLDGVWGALADAGVPVVVHCGHGPLKGAYTGLRLFEEILVRHPDLTLVLAHAGMPEIDFAFELARKYPRVYLDTTMVGVEFTSRGNPLPPDWTDLLAEFPDRVVFGTDFPNIPYSYATQLQAIAGWAADDRLGEPFLRAVLHDTPAQLLSV from the coding sequence TTGATCCACGGGCCCGCTTCCGACGCCGAGATCCCTGGCTGGATCGCGGCGCTGGGCATCGACGGGCTCGTGGACCTTCACCTGCATTTCCTGCCGAAGCCGGTCATGGACAAGGTGTGGGCCTACTTCGACCAGGCCGAAGAGCACTACGGTATGGCCTGGCCGGTGTACTACCGCACGTCGGAAGAAGAACGCGTCGAAACCCTGCGCTCCTTCGGTGTGCGCAAGTTCGCCCCACTGGTCTATCCGCACAAGCCCGGGATGGCCGAATGGCTGACGTCGTGGGCGCTGGAGTTCGCCGAACGCGTCCCGGACGCCGTGCCGACGGGCACCTTCTACCCGGAACCCTCGGCGTTGTCCGTTGTGGACGGTGCGCTGCGGGCGGGTGCGCGCTGTTTCAAGGCGCACGTCCAGGTCGGCGCCTACGACCCGCGTGACGAACTGCTGGACGGCGTCTGGGGCGCGCTGGCGGACGCCGGTGTCCCCGTGGTCGTCCACTGTGGACACGGTCCGTTGAAGGGTGCCTACACCGGGCTACGGTTGTTCGAGGAGATCCTGGTGCGGCATCCGGATCTGACGCTGGTCCTGGCGCACGCGGGAATGCCGGAGATCGATTTCGCGTTCGAGCTGGCCAGGAAGTATCCGCGCGTGTACCTCGACACCACGATGGTCGGCGTGGAGTTCACCTCGCGTGGCAACCCGCTGCCGCCGGACTGGACCGATCTGCTGGCCGAGTTCCCGGATCGCGTCGTATTCGGCACCGACTTCCCCAACATCCCGTACTCGTACGCCACACAGCTTCAGGCGATCGCCGGCTGGGCCGCCGACGATCGCCTGGGTGAGCCGTTCCTGCGGGCGGTGCTGCACGACACCCCCGCTCAACTGCTCAGCGTTTGA
- a CDS encoding sensor domain-containing protein, whose amino-acid sequence MSSLAAERELSRADPSFGGSLVYLLMNLPMGVLAFALLMSLISAGIGTVIVWLGLPILALVVLSVRGAARMERARVYALLDRYIDLPYLPLPDAGQSVRWKARLKDHSTWRDLGYFFLLFPLGIIEFVLVTVFWSTSLGLAALPIHYRFLPGGEYRFPTWENAWFTVDSTVSALPWAALGVLCIALSVALTKALAGSHARLATALLGPTRAQRRRLENSWGEVHG is encoded by the coding sequence ATGAGCTCGCTAGCGGCCGAGCGGGAGCTGAGCAGGGCCGATCCGTCGTTCGGCGGCTCGCTCGTCTATCTGCTGATGAACCTGCCGATGGGTGTCCTGGCCTTCGCGCTCTTGATGTCCCTCATCTCGGCGGGCATCGGCACGGTGATCGTCTGGCTCGGGCTGCCGATCCTCGCGCTGGTGGTCCTGTCGGTCCGCGGGGCGGCCCGGATGGAGCGCGCCAGGGTGTACGCGTTGCTGGACCGCTACATCGACCTGCCGTATCTTCCGTTGCCCGACGCGGGTCAGTCCGTGCGGTGGAAGGCGCGGCTGAAGGACCACTCGACGTGGCGCGACCTCGGCTACTTCTTCCTGCTCTTCCCACTCGGGATCATCGAGTTCGTGCTGGTCACGGTGTTCTGGTCGACCAGTCTCGGGCTCGCGGCCCTGCCGATTCACTACCGCTTCCTGCCTGGTGGCGAGTACCGCTTCCCGACCTGGGAAAACGCCTGGTTCACCGTCGATTCGACGGTCTCGGCCCTGCCTTGGGCGGCGCTCGGAGTGCTGTGCATCGCCCTGTCGGTAGCGTTGACGAAGGCGCTGGCGGGCTCGCATGCCCGGCTGGCGACGGCGCTGCTCGGGCCGACCCGCGCCCAGCGCCGCCGTCTGGAGAATTCATGGGGCGAGGTGCACGGATGA
- the smpB gene encoding SsrA-binding protein SmpB gives MPKERGRKVIVSNRKARHDYSILDTYEAGLVLVGTEVKSLREGRASLADAFATVDDGEVWLRNVHIPEYVQGTWTNHTPRRTRKLLLHRQEIERLIGKTKESGLSLVPLSMYFKDGKVKVEIALAKGKKSYDKRQDISKRDAERTISRALGRALKGRYND, from the coding sequence ATGCCCAAGGAACGTGGACGCAAGGTGATCGTGTCGAACCGCAAGGCTCGCCACGATTACTCCATCCTCGACACCTACGAAGCCGGTCTCGTGCTCGTCGGTACCGAGGTGAAGAGCCTGCGTGAGGGACGGGCATCGCTGGCCGACGCGTTCGCCACGGTGGACGACGGCGAGGTCTGGCTGCGCAACGTGCACATCCCGGAGTACGTGCAGGGCACGTGGACGAACCACACGCCGCGCCGCACCCGGAAACTGCTGTTGCACCGCCAGGAGATCGAGCGGCTCATCGGCAAGACCAAGGAGAGCGGGCTTTCCCTGGTCCCGCTGTCGATGTACTTCAAGGACGGCAAGGTCAAGGTCGAGATCGCGCTGGCCAAGGGCAAGAAGTCCTACGACAAGCGGCAGGACATCTCCAAGCGCGACGCGGAGCGCACCATCAGCCGGGCCCTGGGCCGGGCGCTGAAGGGCCGGTACAACGATTGA
- a CDS encoding TetR family transcriptional regulator — translation MGLTRQDIVRAGLRLLNDVGLNGLTLRLIAQELGVKAPALYWHVKNKQELLDEMATRMYADAMPGRVPEGTGERESLELASRGLRRMMLAYRDGAKVFSGSFMTDDSLLGDNPFQGRVDAGLEPHLAGRALFTVYSYVVGFTIEEQAVYPIPGERDPRYDTTPTAWVFDEDVEGRFSDGLTMVLNGVFGWLDDKVAP, via the coding sequence GTGGGTTTGACCAGGCAGGACATCGTCCGGGCCGGGCTCCGGTTGCTCAACGACGTCGGGCTCAACGGGCTGACGCTCCGCCTGATCGCGCAGGAACTCGGGGTCAAGGCGCCGGCGTTGTACTGGCACGTGAAGAACAAGCAGGAGCTGCTCGACGAGATGGCGACGCGGATGTACGCCGACGCGATGCCGGGCCGTGTGCCGGAAGGCACCGGGGAGCGGGAGTCGCTCGAGCTGGCGTCACGGGGCTTACGGCGCATGATGCTCGCTTACCGTGACGGGGCGAAGGTCTTCTCCGGCTCTTTCATGACCGACGACAGCCTTCTCGGTGACAATCCGTTTCAAGGGCGCGTCGACGCGGGGCTCGAACCGCACCTGGCGGGCCGGGCGTTGTTCACCGTCTACAGCTATGTCGTCGGTTTCACCATCGAAGAGCAGGCCGTCTATCCGATTCCGGGCGAACGCGACCCTCGTTACGACACCACGCCCACGGCGTGGGTCTTCGACGAGGACGTCGAGGGCAGGTTCAGCGACGGGCTGACCATGGTCCTCAACGGCGTCTTCGGCTGGCTGGATGACAAAGTCGCGCCATAA
- the ftsX gene encoding permease-like cell division protein FtsX, with amino-acid sequence MRASFVFSEVVTGLRRNVTMTIAMILTTAVSLAMLGFGLLAVGTIDKMKANFLADVEVSVYLVNDISSGDPNCSQSACQALRQDLQGNDGVESVVFENREQSYERFKKMFESQPELLALTGPEALPASLHVKLKNPERSQAIIQEYSGKPGVSKVDDQQKALDRVFNALNGVRNLAFGAALIMAIAALLLIANTIQVSAFTRRTEVGIMRLVGATRWYTQLPFLLEAVVAGLVGAIIGIVFLVLTKVLLLDLVLTGDVFPAVGMLELLFPVAPILLAVSVIISAITGYVTLRLYVRH; translated from the coding sequence ATGCGCGCCAGTTTCGTCTTCAGCGAGGTAGTCACCGGCTTGCGCCGGAACGTCACGATGACCATCGCGATGATCCTCACCACCGCGGTCTCCCTCGCCATGCTCGGCTTCGGCCTGCTGGCCGTCGGCACGATCGACAAGATGAAGGCCAACTTCCTCGCCGACGTCGAGGTTTCGGTCTATCTGGTCAACGACATCAGCTCCGGTGACCCGAACTGCTCCCAGTCCGCCTGCCAGGCGTTGCGCCAGGACCTGCAGGGCAACGACGGCGTCGAGTCGGTCGTGTTCGAGAACCGCGAGCAGTCCTACGAGCGGTTCAAGAAGATGTTCGAGAGCCAGCCGGAACTGCTCGCGCTGACCGGGCCGGAGGCGCTCCCCGCGTCGCTGCACGTCAAGCTGAAGAACCCCGAGCGCAGCCAGGCGATCATCCAGGAGTACAGCGGCAAACCCGGCGTCAGCAAGGTCGACGACCAGCAGAAGGCACTGGACCGCGTGTTCAACGCGCTCAACGGCGTGCGGAACCTGGCCTTCGGTGCCGCGCTGATCATGGCCATCGCCGCACTGCTGCTGATCGCCAACACGATCCAGGTGTCGGCGTTCACCCGGCGCACCGAGGTCGGCATCATGCGGCTGGTGGGCGCGACCCGCTGGTACACGCAGCTGCCGTTCCTCCTGGAGGCGGTGGTCGCCGGCCTGGTCGGTGCGATCATCGGTATCGTCTTCCTGGTGCTCACCAAGGTGTTGCTGCTCGACTTGGTGCTCACCGGGGACGTGTTCCCCGCGGTCGGCATGCTCGAATTGCTGTTCCCGGTGGCGCCGATCCTGCTCGCCGTCTCGGTCATCATTTCCGCGATCACCGGCTATGTGACGCTGCGCCTGTACGTGCGCCACTAG
- a CDS encoding helix-turn-helix transcriptional regulator yields MSELNATAAALLGLLHDGPATGGQLVAGAGERFGAFFSVTRSQVYRELPALSKEGLVRLGKQGPRSSQQYLITAAGKKAFKTWLTSEAGPDHLRSPLILRLVHAGSLTVKQRSALLESARASYTQQLDEAKAATKAADGPYAKAVAEFAQAQAKAALKLLDSIPQS; encoded by the coding sequence GTGTCCGAATTGAATGCAACAGCCGCCGCACTGCTCGGTCTTCTCCACGACGGTCCCGCCACGGGCGGGCAACTGGTCGCGGGGGCGGGTGAGCGTTTCGGCGCCTTCTTCAGCGTGACCCGCAGCCAGGTGTACCGGGAGCTCCCCGCCTTGTCGAAGGAGGGCCTCGTCCGCCTCGGCAAGCAGGGGCCGCGGTCGAGTCAGCAGTACCTCATCACCGCGGCGGGCAAGAAGGCGTTCAAGACGTGGCTGACCTCCGAAGCCGGTCCTGACCACCTCCGCAGTCCGCTGATCCTGCGTCTCGTGCACGCCGGTTCGTTGACGGTGAAGCAGCGCTCGGCGCTGCTCGAGTCGGCGCGCGCCAGCTACACCCAGCAGCTCGACGAGGCCAAGGCCGCCACCAAGGCCGCCGACGGTCCCTACGCCAAGGCCGTCGCCGAGTTCGCCCAGGCGCAGGCCAAAGCGGCACTGAAACTGCTGGATTCCATCCCCCAGTCCTGA
- a CDS encoding acyltransferase, with product MHTSQKQGRDRFLDIVRAVAILAVVVQHWGMPVLSYADGHLSSGNALATPGWWVVTWLSQVMPLVFFAGGAANLISLSRAKSSRSWLAARLKRLMIPVLPLVAVWLFVPDILRGMGIPEQPLQVGGAIAAQLLWFLAVYVLTVLLTPLLAAAHRRWGLKVPLVMLAAAVLVDVARFNDLGLIGFANAVFVWMAVHQLGFHYTQGRLGSLGRRAALGMSAAGFGITALMVAFGPYPASMIGMPGAPVSNMSPPTVLLAFLAIGQIGLLLACKPQLNALAARPNLDAALKWIGPRFMSVYLWHMPALIVVSGVAVYGLGYETPEPGSVLWLTMVPAWLGACGLVLLGLLRMFARFETQSSGPASTAHTPQLVLAGLAIAGGLLGLAAHGFAPLSDGLAQGPVPWVALATGGFLLAGKQIPVTELGTRLLGRAVSVTEVAQLKR from the coding sequence ATGCACACGAGCCAGAAACAGGGCCGGGACAGGTTCCTGGACATCGTCCGAGCGGTCGCGATCCTCGCGGTCGTCGTTCAGCACTGGGGAATGCCGGTGCTCTCGTACGCCGACGGCCATCTCTCGTCCGGGAACGCCCTCGCGACGCCCGGCTGGTGGGTCGTCACCTGGCTCAGTCAGGTCATGCCGCTGGTCTTCTTCGCGGGCGGCGCGGCCAACCTGATCTCGCTGAGCCGCGCGAAAAGTTCCCGTTCCTGGCTCGCGGCCCGGCTCAAGCGGCTGATGATCCCGGTGCTGCCGCTGGTGGCGGTCTGGCTGTTCGTCCCGGACATCCTGCGGGGGATGGGCATTCCGGAGCAGCCGTTGCAGGTGGGCGGTGCGATCGCCGCGCAGCTGCTGTGGTTCCTGGCCGTGTACGTGCTCACCGTGCTGCTCACCCCGCTGCTGGCCGCGGCACATCGCCGCTGGGGCCTGAAGGTCCCGCTCGTGATGCTCGCCGCCGCCGTCCTCGTCGACGTCGCCCGCTTCAACGACCTCGGCCTGATCGGTTTCGCGAACGCGGTCTTCGTCTGGATGGCCGTGCACCAGCTCGGCTTCCACTACACGCAAGGCCGGCTCGGCTCGCTCGGCCGCCGCGCCGCGCTGGGCATGTCCGCCGCCGGTTTCGGTATCACCGCGCTGATGGTCGCCTTCGGTCCGTACCCGGCCAGCATGATCGGCATGCCGGGCGCCCCGGTGTCGAACATGAGCCCGCCGACCGTACTGCTGGCCTTCCTCGCGATCGGCCAGATCGGACTCCTGCTCGCCTGCAAACCGCAGTTGAACGCCCTCGCCGCCCGGCCGAACCTCGACGCCGCCCTGAAGTGGATCGGCCCGCGGTTCATGAGCGTCTACCTGTGGCACATGCCGGCGCTGATCGTCGTCTCCGGCGTCGCGGTCTACGGCCTGGGTTACGAGACCCCCGAACCGGGTTCCGTGCTGTGGCTGACGATGGTCCCGGCCTGGCTCGGTGCCTGCGGGCTGGTGCTCCTCGGCCTGCTGCGGATGTTCGCCCGGTTCGAGACACAGAGCTCCGGTCCGGCCTCGACGGCGCACACGCCTCAGCTGGTGCTGGCCGGACTGGCGATCGCCGGCGGCCTGCTCGGCCTCGCCGCGCACGGTTTCGCCCCGCTGAGCGACGGTCTCGCGCAGGGCCCGGTGCCGTGGGTGGCGCTGGCGACGGGCGGATTCCTTTTGGCGGGCAAGCAGATCCCGGTCACGGAACTGGGGACGCGGCTGCTCGGCCGCGCCGTCTCGGTCACCGAGGTGGCGCAGCTCAAACGCTGA
- a CDS encoding sensor histidine kinase, translated as MTIDQQVQQVGIPRPRPLRSIGYMIVSFVFRLLQFILIVVGLTVGIATAVVWIGFPILMATTSFIRWSADRERGWARTMLETPLEPVERLPVEGLSLVKRWLTRLTDATTWRDLAYLMAAFPLACLELPIAIASIVLLPMAIWVTPWVGWLHGNLAYSLLGPNRAAKLEQKAERLQASRARGVDAAEAERRRIERDLHDGAQQRLVAVAMSLGRAKSKFDHDPDAVRELIDEAHLDAKLAVSELRDLARGIYPAVLGDRGLDAALSAQAAKSPIHVDVEVDVEPRPPAAVETTAYFIVGETLTNIAKHSGASEAGVKVWRTDSMVIVEITDNGHGGAEVRPGGGLAGLADRAATIDGVITVVSPPGGPTVIRADLPCQW; from the coding sequence ATGACGATCGACCAGCAGGTACAGCAGGTGGGGATTCCCCGGCCGCGGCCGTTGCGGTCGATCGGCTACATGATCGTCAGCTTCGTGTTCCGGTTGCTCCAGTTCATCTTGATCGTCGTGGGCCTGACGGTCGGCATCGCGACGGCGGTGGTGTGGATCGGCTTCCCGATCCTCATGGCCACGACCAGCTTCATCCGCTGGTCCGCCGATCGGGAGCGGGGCTGGGCGCGGACGATGCTCGAAACTCCGCTGGAACCGGTCGAACGGCTCCCCGTCGAGGGGCTTTCGCTGGTCAAGCGCTGGCTGACCCGGCTGACCGACGCGACGACGTGGCGTGACCTCGCCTACCTGATGGCGGCGTTTCCGCTGGCCTGTCTGGAGCTTCCGATCGCGATCGCGTCGATCGTGCTGCTGCCGATGGCGATCTGGGTGACCCCGTGGGTGGGGTGGCTGCACGGCAATCTGGCGTACTCGCTGCTCGGCCCGAACCGCGCCGCGAAACTGGAGCAGAAGGCCGAGCGGCTGCAGGCGTCGCGGGCTCGCGGGGTCGACGCCGCCGAGGCCGAACGCCGCCGCATCGAACGTGATCTGCACGACGGCGCCCAGCAGCGCCTGGTCGCCGTCGCGATGAGCCTGGGCCGCGCGAAGTCGAAGTTCGACCACGACCCGGACGCCGTGCGTGAACTGATCGACGAAGCGCACCTCGACGCCAAGCTCGCGGTGTCGGAGCTACGCGATCTCGCCCGGGGGATCTACCCGGCGGTGCTTGGCGACCGCGGCCTCGACGCCGCCTTGTCCGCTCAGGCCGCGAAGTCGCCGATCCACGTCGACGTCGAGGTGGACGTCGAGCCGAGGCCGCCGGCGGCGGTCGAGACGACGGCGTACTTCATCGTCGGGGAGACGCTGACGAACATCGCGAAGCACTCGGGAGCGTCCGAAGCGGGTGTGAAGGTGTGGCGCACGGACTCGATGGTCATCGTCGAGATCACCGACAACGGGCACGGTGGCGCCGAAGTCCGGCCAGGTGGCGGCCTGGCGGGTCTCGCCGACCGGGCGGCCACGATCGACGGTGTGATCACCGTCGTCAGCCCGCCCGGCGGCCCGACGGTGATTCGTGCGGACCTGCCGTGCCAGTGGTGA
- the ftsE gene encoding cell division ATP-binding protein FtsE, with translation MIRLEEVSKVYKTSTRPALERVSVEIDKGEFVFLIGPSGSGKSTFLRLLLREEVPSKGRVMVSNFDVAKLARRRVPRLRQTIGCVFQDFRLLSNKTVAENVAFALEVIGKPRPTIRKVVPEVLELVGLDGKADRLPNELSGGEQQRVAIARAFVNRPLVLLADEPTGNLDPDTSQDIMLLLERINRTGTTVLMATHDHSIVDSMRRRVVELQLGKVIRDDARGVYGIGR, from the coding sequence GTGATCCGGCTCGAAGAGGTTTCCAAGGTCTACAAGACCTCGACCCGTCCCGCCCTCGAAAGGGTGTCGGTCGAGATCGACAAAGGTGAGTTCGTCTTCCTGATCGGTCCCTCGGGGTCCGGGAAGTCGACGTTCCTGCGTCTCCTGCTGCGCGAAGAGGTGCCGAGCAAGGGTCGCGTGATGGTTTCCAACTTCGACGTCGCCAAGCTCGCCCGCCGCCGGGTGCCGCGTCTGCGGCAGACCATCGGCTGCGTTTTCCAGGACTTCCGCCTGCTGTCGAACAAGACCGTCGCCGAGAACGTCGCCTTCGCGCTCGAAGTCATCGGCAAGCCGCGCCCCACGATCCGCAAGGTCGTGCCCGAGGTGCTCGAGCTCGTCGGCCTCGACGGCAAGGCCGACCGCCTCCCCAACGAACTCTCCGGTGGTGAGCAGCAGCGCGTCGCGATCGCCCGCGCGTTCGTGAACCGCCCGCTCGTGCTTCTCGCCGACGAGCCGACCGGGAACCTGGATCCCGACACCAGCCAGGACATCATGCTGCTGCTGGAGCGGATCAACCGCACCGGCACGACGGTGCTGATGGCCACCCACGACCATTCGATCGTGGACTCGATGCGGCGAAGGGTCGTCGAGCTCCAGCTCGGCAAGGTCATCCGTGACGACGCCCGAGGCGTCTACGGCATCGGCCGCTGA